The DNA sequence TCCTACGTCTCCTGCGAGCAGATCGTGCCCACGGAGGAGCTCACCGCGGACGCGCACCCGTCCACGCTGCGCATCTCCCGCCTGCTCGTCTCGGGCGTGGTGGAGGCGCCGCGGGGCGCCCACTTCACCTCGTGTGCGCCGGACTACGGGCGCGACGAGGCCTTTCAGCGTGCATACGTGAACGCCGCCAAGGACCCGGCGGCATGGGACGAGTTCAGCACGGTCTACCTGACGGGCACCGAGGACGACTATCAGCGTGCCGTGGCGCGCTTCGACACGCAGGAGGCGATGGCATGAGCGGCGCGGAGACGGGAACGCTGGTGCAGGCGCCCGCGACCCGGGCGGAGGTGTGCGCGGTGGCCGTCGCGGAGTCCTACCGGGGCGACGGCGAACTCATCGCCAGTGCGTTCGGGACGGTCCCCGCGATCGGAGTGCGGCTGGCGCGGGCCACCTTCGAGCCGGACCTGGTGCTCTCCGACGGCGAGGCCTACGGCGTGCGCGGCACGTGGGCCGTCGGCGGGCCGGCCGAGGGGCCGATCGAGTCGTGGATGTCGTTCAATCAGATCTTCAACCTGGTGTGGAACGGCAAGCGGCACATCATGATGATCCCCAGCCAGCTCGACGCCCACGGCAACTCGAACATCTCGGTGATCGGCGAGCACGCCAAACCGAAGGTGCAGCTGCTCGGGGTGCGGGGCGCGCCCGGCAACAGCGTCTACCACCCCACCGGCTACTGGGTTCCCGCGCACTCGACCCGCGTCTTCGTCCCCGCGGTGGACATGGTCTCCGGCGTCGGCCACGACAATGCGGCCAAGGCCGGTCCCGCCGCGTCGCGGTACCACGACCTGCGCGAGGTGG is a window from the Tomitella gaofuii genome containing:
- a CDS encoding CoA-transferase subunit beta, translated to MSGAETGTLVQAPATRAEVCAVAVAESYRGDGELIASAFGTVPAIGVRLARATFEPDLVLSDGEAYGVRGTWAVGGPAEGPIESWMSFNQIFNLVWNGKRHIMMIPSQLDAHGNSNISVIGEHAKPKVQLLGVRGAPGNSVYHPTGYWVPAHSTRVFVPAVDMVSGVGHDNAAKAGPAASRYHDLREVVTNLAVLDYAPDGRLRLKSVHPGVTVDEVVDATGFDLVIDGDVQETRRPDGEELRLIREVIDPRGLRNAEMRDGEVVA